TATGCGAATGGGGAAAAAGCTGAGCTGAAAACAGGTTCCGTGGTGATCGCTGCGATTACTTCCTGTACAAATACGTCTAATCCTAGCGTAATGCTGGCCGCAGGAATCGTAGCGAAAAAAGCGGTAGAACGCGGATTAACCAAACCTGCTTTCGTTAAGAGCTCCTTGGCACCAGGTTCTCGCGTAGCAGCTCAATACTTAGAAGATGCAGGACTAATCGATTCTTTAAATAAAATTGGCTTTAATATTGTCGGCTTTGGTTGTACTACTTGCATTGGTAACTCCGGTCCATTGCCTACAGAGACCAGTCAGGCTATTGCTGACAATGATCTGACAGTAGCGGCTGTACTATCTGGTAACCGTAACTTCGAGGGCCGTATCCATGCGCAGGTAAAAGCGAACTACTTAGCATCACCTCCATTGGTTATCGCCTATGCATTAGCCGGTACAGTAAATATCGATTTAACTACAGAGCCTATCGGTATTGGTAACGATGGTAAGCCTGTATATCTAAAGGATATCTGGCCAACTCCATCTGAACTGGATGAAGCGATGAAAAAAGCGACGAATCCAGACCTGTTCCGTGCTGAATATGAGCATGTATTTACAGCAAATGAACGCTGGAACAAAATTGATGCTCCAACTGGAGATCTGTATGAGTGGGATAGCAAGTCTACCTACATTCAAGAGCCACCATTCTTTAAAAATCTGGAAAAAGAAGCTGGTCATATTGGAGAAATCAAAGGCGCTAACGTCCTAGCACTCCTTGGTGATTCCGTAACAACCGACCACATCTCTCCAGCTGGTAACATCACACCTACTAGCCCTGCTGGTGTTTATCTGCAAGCAAACGGTGTAGAACGAAAAGACTTCAACTCCTATGGCGCTCGTCGTGGGTCTCATGACGTTATGATGCGTGGTACGTTTGCCAATATCCGTATTCGTAACCAAGTGGCTCCAGGTACTGAAGGTGGAGTAACGAAGTATCTTCCTACCGATGAAGTGATGTCAATCTATGATGCATCTATGAAGTATCAAGCTGACACCAAAAACCTAGTCGTTATTGCTGGAAAGGAATACGGTACTGGCAGCTCCCGTGACTGGGCAGCAAAAGGTACATTCCTATTAGGTGTCAAAGCCGTTATTGCTGAGAGCTTTGAGCGTATTCACCGCTCTAACCTGGTAGGCATGGGCGTACTTCCGCTTCAATTCCTGGAAGGTACTAACTGGCATACATTAGGATTAACAGGACGCGAAACCTTCGATATTCTTGGCCTGAGTGATCAAGTTCAACCAAGCCAGATCTTGAAGGTTGTAGGTACTCGCGAAGATGGCTCTACATTTGAATTCGAAACTATCGCTCGTCTAGATAGCACAGTTGATATCGACTACTATCGAAATGGTGGTATCCTTCAAACAGTTCTTCGCCAATTATTTGACGAAAGCAA
The nucleotide sequence above comes from Brevibacillus laterosporus LMG 15441. Encoded proteins:
- the acnA gene encoding aconitate hydratase AcnA → MAFQDDYKVKSSMQVGDKTYKYYRLQGLEEQGIGEVSKLPFSIKILLEAAVRQFDNRAITKEHVTSLANWTKGRDSNQEVPLMPARIVLQDFTGVPAVVDLAAMRVAMKNNGGDPRRINPLVPVDLVIDHSVMVDSFGSANSLATNMDLEFERNEERYRFLRWAQTAFDNFRVVPPATGIVHQVNLEYLASVVANREVNGETFAYPDSLVGTDSHTTMINGLGVLGWGVGGIEAEAGMLGQPLYFVTPEVVGFKLTGTLKEGSTATDLALTITQMLRKKGVVGKFVEFYGSGLSNISLADRATVANMAPEYGATMGFFPVDHLTLDYMRQTGRSEELINLVETYTKAQGLFRTDDTEEPVYSETLSLDLSTVVPSLAGPKRPQDRIELTSMKESFNSSIRTPIEKGGFGLSEEKINTSANVTYANGEKAELKTGSVVIAAITSCTNTSNPSVMLAAGIVAKKAVERGLTKPAFVKSSLAPGSRVAAQYLEDAGLIDSLNKIGFNIVGFGCTTCIGNSGPLPTETSQAIADNDLTVAAVLSGNRNFEGRIHAQVKANYLASPPLVIAYALAGTVNIDLTTEPIGIGNDGKPVYLKDIWPTPSELDEAMKKATNPDLFRAEYEHVFTANERWNKIDAPTGDLYEWDSKSTYIQEPPFFKNLEKEAGHIGEIKGANVLALLGDSVTTDHISPAGNITPTSPAGVYLQANGVERKDFNSYGARRGSHDVMMRGTFANIRIRNQVAPGTEGGVTKYLPTDEVMSIYDASMKYQADTKNLVVIAGKEYGTGSSRDWAAKGTFLLGVKAVIAESFERIHRSNLVGMGVLPLQFLEGTNWHTLGLTGRETFDILGLSDQVQPSQILKVVGTREDGSTFEFETIARLDSTVDIDYYRNGGILQTVLRQLFDESK